GGTGACCTCGTTCCAGCACTCGTCGGTGGTCACCGAGAACGGGCTGGCGCAGATCTTCGGCAACGACGAGCGCGAGCAGGTGCGGCAGTTGATCGACCACGCCGCCCACCCGGATGCCCGGGAGGCACTCTGGGAGGCAGCCAAAGCTCAGGGCCGGGCCTGAGCCCGCGGCACTCCGGGCTCAGCCGCCGCCCTCGGTGTTCCCAGCCTCCGCGGAGCCGGGGTCGTCCAGCCGGTACTGGCGCGCGGCCGTAGCCACGGCTTGCGGATCGACGGCCCCCTGCCGGGCCAGCATCGCCAGCGCCTGCACGGTGATTGCCTCGGCATCGACGAGGAAGTGCCGCCGCAACGCGCCACGGGTGTCGGACATGCCCCAGCCATCAGTGCCCAGAGACATGAAGTCGCCCGGCACGAAGGGGCGGATCTGGTCCTGCACGGCGCGCATGTAGTCGCTGACCGCCACCACCGGACCCGGTGCCTCGGCCAACCGCTGGGTCACGTAAGGCACCCGCGCCGGCGCCGCCGGATCCAGCAGGGCCGCACGTTCGGCGGCCAGGGCGTCGCGACGCAACTCGGTCCAAGAGGTGACCGACCAGACATCGGCGCTGACCCCCCAGTCGGACTGCAGTAGCTGCTGCGCCGTCACCGCCCAGGGCACGGACACACCGGACGCCAGCAACTGCACGCGCGGGCCGTTGCCCTCGCCCCGCGACCAGAGGTGCATGCCTTTGACGATCCCCTCGGCATCCACCCCTTCAGGCTCGGCGGGCTGCACGATCGGCTCGTTGTAGACGGTGAGGTAGTAGAAGACGTCCTCGGAGTCCTCGCCGTACATGCGGCGCAGACCGTCCTTGACGATATGCGCGATCTCGAAGGAGAACGCCGGGTCGTAGGCCACCACGCCCGGATTCGTCGATGCCAGCAGGTGCGAGTGGCCGTCCTCGTGTTGCAGGCCCTCGCCGTTCAGCGTCGTGCGTCCGGCGGTGGCGCCGAGCAGGAAGCCGCGCACCCGCTGGTCCATGGCCGCCCAGAACTGGTCGCCCGTGCGCTGGAAGCCGAACATCGAGTAGAAGATGTACACCGGGATCATCGGCTCGTCGTGCGTGGAGTAGGACGAGCCCGCCGCCTGGAACGAGGCCGCCGATCCTGCCTCGTTGATCCCTTCGTGCAGGATCTGTCCGTTGACGGCTTCCTTGTAGGAGAGGAACAACTCCCGGTCCACCGACTGGTACAACTGGCCGGCCGGGTTGTAGATCTTCTGCACCGGGAACATGGCGTCCATCCCGAACGTGCGGGCCTCGTCGGGGATGATCGGCACGAACCGCTTGCCGATCTCCGGGTCTTTCAGCAACTCCTTGAACAGCCGGACGAAGGCCATGGTCGTGGCCACTTCCTGCGACCCGGAACCGCGGCGGACGACGTCGTACGGTTTGTCGCCGGGCAGGGTCAGCGGGCGTGACTTCTGCTGCCTGTACGGCAGCGAGCCGCCGAGTTCCCGGCGCCGGTCGAGCATGTACTGGATGCCGGGGTCGTCGGGTCCGGGGTGGTAGTAGGGCGGCAGTTTCGCGTCGATCTGCTCGTCGGTGAAGGGGATCTTCAAGCGGTCCCGGAACGCGAGCAGGTCATCGAGGGTCAGCTTCTTCATCTGGTGGGTGGAGTTGCGCGACTCGAAGTGCGAGCCGAGCGTCCAGCCCTTGACGGTCTTCGCGAGGATCACGGTGGGCTGACCCTTGTGCTCCAGGGCGGCCTTGTACGCCGCGTAGAGCTTCAGGTAGTCGAGCCCGCCGCGCTTGAGCTTCCAGATCTGGTCGTCGGTGTAGTCGGCCACCATCGCGGCGATCCGCGGGTCCTTGTTGAAGAAGTGCTCTCGGACGTACGCGCCGGATTCCCCCTTGAAGGTCTGGTAGTCGCCGTCCACCGTCTCGTTCATCAGGGTCACCAGCGCACCCTCGGTGTCGCGGGCCAGCAGGTCGTCCCACTCGCGGCCCCAGATGACCTTGATGACGTTCCATCCGGCACCGCGGAACGTGGCCTCCAGTTCCTGGATGATGCGGCTGTTCCCGCGCACCGGGCCGTCGAGGCGCTGCAGGTTGCAGTTGACGACGAACGTGAGGTTGTCCAGTCCCTCCCGGGACGCGACGTCCAGGTGGCCGAGGGTTTCCGGCTCGTCGGTCTCGCCGTCGCCGAGGAAGGCCCACACGTGCTGTCGCGAGGTGTCCTTGATGCCGCGGTTGTGCAGGTAGCGGTTGAAGCGGGCCTGGTAGAGCGCCGCGTCCGGTCCGAGGCCCATGGACACCGTCGGGAACTGCCAGAAGTCGCCCATCAGACGCGGGTGCGGGTAACTGGGCAACCCGGCGCCGAGCCCGCCGTGGCTGAGCTCCTGGCGGAAGCCGTCCAGCCGGTCCTCGGTCAGCCGGCCCTCCAGGAAGGCACGCGCATAGATGCCGGTGCACGCATGGCCCTGGTAGAAGACCTGGTCGCCACCGTCGATCCCGGGACCCTGGAAGAAGTGGTTGAAGCCGACCTCGTACAACGAGGAGGAGGACGCGTAGGTGCTGATGTGACCGCCGACAGAGATGCCTGGTCGCTGCGCGCGATGCACCATGATCGCGGCGTTCCAGCGCACGAACGCGCGGATGCGGTGCTCGACCTCCTCGTCGCCCGGGAACTCGGGTTCGTCCCCGGGGTGGATGGTGTTGATGTAGTCGGTCTGCCGGAGATCCGCGATGCCGATGCTGCGCTCAGCTGCCCGCCGCAGGAGTTCGCGGACCAGGAAGCGGGCGCGGGTCGGGCCGGCGGCGTCGATCGTCGCGTCCAGCGACTCGATCCACTCCCGGCTCTCCTCGGGGTCGGAATCCACGTACTGCGTCGGAATGCCACCAGGCTTCACCGGGCACCGCCTTTCGGGTCGACTTCGACCCTAGCCCCGAGGCGCGGGTTGTGACAGTGCTAGCGACGGGCTGACTTCGGGGCCACCAGCCGGGTGCCCTGCCAGGTGCGACTGGCGCTGATCGTGCGCGTGGGCTGCAGTCCGGCCGTGGGTGCCGCCTCGGCGATGTCGGCCGGGTCGATGTGACCGACGCGGCCCGCCTTCGGCGTGAGCAGCCAGATGACGCCGTTGTCGGCCAGCGGGCCGAGGGCGTCCATCAGCCCGTCGACGAGGTCGCCGTCGTCGTCGCGCCACCACAGCAGCACGGCCTCGACGATCTCGTCGCTGTCCTCGTCGAGCAGGTCGGCGCCGATGGCGGCGGCGAAGGCATCGCGGATGGTGTCGTCACAATCGGCGTCGAAGCCGATCTCCATCACCGCCTGTCCCTGCGCTAAGCCGAGTGGCAATTGGTCTTGAGCCTGGGTGCTCATGGGACTCGTACGGATAAGGCTGCACCGGACACAGGAGTAGTCCACACAACACGCGCGCCAGTTGCAAGTCCTTCGGGGCATGTTGTGCGCAACCGGTCCAGATCGGGCGGTTGATGTTGCGGATGCGCGGTCGCCGGATCGGCCCCACGATGAGAGCAAGGTGGTGCGTCGCCGTCAGGCCCGGATGGGGACGCACCACCCTCCCGCCACTGCCGATACCCTGGTCTGGGCCCGTAGCGCAGCTGGTAGCGCGCCCCGCTTACACCGGGAAGGTCGTCGGTTCGAGTCCGGCCGGGCCCACGTGCGTCTCGCTGACCTGGTCGACCGACTCGACAGTTGGTTCCCGCCGGACTTGGCCGAGCCCTGGGACGCCGTCGGCCTGGCGTTCGGGGATCCCGACGCCGACGTGCGCTCGGTGCTGCTGGCCGTCGATCCCACCGCGTCGGTCGCGGCACAGGCAGAGGAACTCGGTGTCGACCTGCTGCTCACCCATCATCCGCTGTGGCTCTCGGGGGTGACCGCCTTGCGCGGGGCCAAGGGCCGGTTGGCCCAGGAGTTGATCGGGCACGGGATCGCGCTGTTCAACGCGCACACCAACGCCGACCGCGCCCGGCCAGGTGTCAACGACGCGCTGGCGGCGGCCCTGGGCCTGCGCGACACCGAGCCGCTCGAGCGCCGCCACACGACCCTGCTGCGCTTGACGGTGTACGTGCCTGCAGCCGACCGTGAGCGGCTGATCGACGCGTTGTCCCAGGCGGGCGCCGGAGCCATCGGTGCCTACGACCGCTGTGCCTACACCACACCCGGTGAGGGGACCTTCCGGCCGCTGCCCGGCGCCGAACCCCACATCGGAACGGTGGGGGACGTGGAACGTGTAACGGAGGACCGCCTCGAGATGGTGCTGCCCCTGCGCCGGCGCGATGCGGTCACCGCCGCGTTGCGAGCGGCTCATCCCTACGAGGAGCCCGCCTACGACCTCACGCAGATCAGCCGGCTCGATGAGGGCGTCGGGCTCGGCCGGGTCGGCATGGTCGACCCGCAGCCCCTTGCCGAGTTCGCCGCATCGGTGCGTGCCGCTCTGCCGGACACGGCTGCGGGTGTGCGCTTCGCCGGGGATCCGCAGGCGACAGTGCGGCGCGTGGCCGTCGTCGGGGGTTCCGGCGCCTCGGAGTTGGGCGCAGCCAGTGCGGTGGCTGATGTCCTCGTGACCGCCGATCTGAAGCACCACACGGTCGATGAGCATCTGGCCGAGGGTGGTTGCGCCGTGGTAGATGTTGCCCACTGGGCAAGCGAGTGGCCGTGGTGCCCGGCGACCGCGCAGCGACTGCAGGCTCTGGGCCTGCGCACCCACGTCAGCACTCTGGTGACGGATCCATGGACCGGCCATGTAGGAGGAAGCACATGAAAGCTGACCCGTTTGTGCAGGAGGCACTGCTCGAGCTGCCACTGGTGGATCGCAAGCTCGCGCAGTTGGCGCAAGAGTCGGCGAGGTCGGAGCTCAAGGCCAGCGCCACGCAGGCCCGGGCGGCCGTGGTGACCGCGGAGGAGTCGCTGGTCGACACCCGCACCCGGATCAAGGACCTCGAACGTGAGATCGCCCGGGCGGATAACGACGTGCAGACGGTCCGGTCCCGGATCGAGCGCGACCAGCAGACACTGGACACGGGCGTGGCGGGGGCCAAGCAGTTGGTGGACATCCAACATGAACTCCAGAGTCTGGCCCGCCGGCAGGCGGAGTTGGAGGACGTCGAGATCGAGATCATGGAACGGATGGAGGAGGCGAGCTCCGGCCTGGCAGCGGCGGAGGGCCTGTTGGCCGAGGCCCGGGCCAGGGCTGACCAAACGGCGCAGGAATGGGACCGCCGCTCGGATGAGATCGCGGCGGAGATTGTGGCCCTTGAACAGCGGCGCGCCGAGGTCGCCGCGGAACTGCCCGCCGATCTGCTCGCGCTCTACGAGAAGGTCAGGGATCGTTCCGGCACCGGGGCTGCCCTGCTGCAGCACCGTCGGTGCGGCGCCTGCCAGATCGTGCTCAGTTCGACCGACCTCGACCGGGTCCGCGCGGCGGCATCTGACGATGTGGTGCGTTGCGAGGAGTGCGGGGCGATCATGGTGCGCACAGGGGAGTCGGGACTGTGACCGGCACGATCGTCGACTTCCCGGCTGGGGTGATCCAGGGCAGCGGCACGGTGGTGCGGGTGATCGACCTCGGCGACCGGTCCGGCGTCATCACCGACCGCACGCCGTTCCACCCGGTGGACCCGACCTGGCCCGACCAGCCGGCCGACGAGGGAACCCTTGACACAGTGCCGCTGGCCGACTGCCTGGTGGGCGCCATCGCTGCGGACGGCACGGTCAGCGTGGGTGAGGACATCGGTGCCCGTCGCGGGGACCCGGATCACGAGTGGGTGGTCGTGCACGTCCTCGCCGGTGGTGCCCCACAGCCCGGGGCGGTCGTGGACCTGCAGGTGGATGCGGCGCGGCGGGTGGCGTTGAGCCGGGCTCACACCGGTTGCCACGTCTCCGCTCTGGCGTTGAACAGCGTCGTCGCCGACCTGTGGCGCAAGGAGGTCGCGCTCGACGGGATCGGCAATCCGGACTTCGACCGGATCGCGCTGACCTCGTCGAGGATGGTCGCGGACGAGGCCCGCGACACCTACCGGCTCGGCAAGTCGCTGCGGAAGAAGGGTTTCGACACCGCGGGTCTGCTGGCACAACTCGACGACCTGCCGCAGCGGGTCGAGGCGAAGGTCCGGGAGTGGATGCGGGCGGACGCCTCGGTGGACATCGAAACGGAAGGGCCGCACCTGACCGACATGCGGTACTGGTGCTGCCACGTCCCCGAAGGAACCTTCCGCATCGCGTGCGGTGGCACCCACGTCACGTCGCTGCGCGAACTCGGTGCACTGTCGGTGCGATACGAGCAGCCCGACGAGTCGACCCTGGTGGCGGTGACCACCGTCGGATAGGACGGGGCTGCCGATGGGAGACCAACGGCGGACCCGCGGCACTACCGTGTGCGTGTGGCCCCGACCTACCTGTCCGCTCGCGTCCCGGTGGCGGAGTTGCTCGCCGGATTCGAACGCATCCGCGAGGAGTTGGAGGTCACCGAGGACTTCGGCCCGGCGGCCCAGCGCGAGGCGCAGGCTGCAGCGCGGTCATCCCACCGCACCGATGTGAACGCCACCGAACTGCCCTTCGTGACGATCGACCCCGAGGGTGCGATGGATCTCGACCAGGCGGTGTTCATCCAGCGCCGCAGGCAGGGTTACCGCGTTCACTACGCGATCGCCGATGTGCCCGGTTTCCTGACCCCGGGCAGTGACCTCGACGCCGAGGTCCGGCAGCGGGTCGTGACCCTGTACAGCCCCGACCGGAAGGTGCCGCTGCACCCCACGGTGCTGTCCGAGGACGCCGCGAGTCTGCTTCCCGGCCGCGAGCGTCCGGCACTGGTGTGGCAACTGGACCTCGACGGCTCCGGTGCACTCGAGGCCTCGCGTCTGCAGCGGGCGATGGTGCGCAGCCGCGCGAAGTTGTCGTACGAGCAGGTTCAGGCCGAGTTCGACGCCGATCGAGCAGATGGGTCGCTGGGACTGCTGCGGGAGGTGGGCCAGCTGCTGCAGGAGCAGGAACGAGCCCGTGGGGAGTGTCGCTACCAGGTGCCGAGCAGGAGGTCGTCAGCGACGGCGGTTCCTTCCGGCTCGAGTTGCGGCGGCCGCTGGCGGTGGAGGACTGGAACGCGCAGATCTCCCTGCTGACCGGTCGGGCGGCAGCTTCCATGATGCTCGCCGGCGGGATCGGCATCCTGCGCACCATGCCTGCCCCGTCCGCCGCGGACATCGCACGGGTGCGCTCCGTGGCGAAGTCGCTGGCTGTGGACTGGCCTGACGGAGCTACCTACCCGCAGGTGATCGCCATGATGGATCCCACGGTTCCCGCCCAGGCAGCGTTCCTCAATGCCTGCGTGATCCTCTTGCGCGGGGCCGGCTACACCGCCTTCGCCGGGAAGGGTCCCGCGCTGTCGACACACTCCGCGGTCGCCGCCCCCTACGCGCATGTCACCGCCCCGTTGCGCCGGCTCGTGGACCGC
This genomic window from Micrococcales bacterium contains:
- a CDS encoding Nif3-like dinuclear metal center hexameric protein, with the protein product MVDRLDSWFPPDLAEPWDAVGLAFGDPDADVRSVLLAVDPTASVAAQAEELGVDLLLTHHPLWLSGVTALRGAKGRLAQELIGHGIALFNAHTNADRARPGVNDALAAALGLRDTEPLERRHTTLLRLTVYVPAADRERLIDALSQAGAGAIGAYDRCAYTTPGEGTFRPLPGAEPHIGTVGDVERVTEDRLEMVLPLRRRDAVTAALRAAHPYEEPAYDLTQISRLDEGVGLGRVGMVDPQPLAEFAASVRAALPDTAAGVRFAGDPQATVRRVAVVGGSGASELGAASAVADVLVTADLKHHTVDEHLAEGGCAVVDVAHWASEWPWCPATAQRLQALGLRTHVSTLVTDPWTGHVGGST
- a CDS encoding metal-dependent hydrolase gives rise to the protein MRGDHGAHRGVGTVTGTIVDFPAGVIQGSGTVVRVIDLGDRSGVITDRTPFHPVDPTWPDQPADEGTLDTVPLADCLVGAIAADGTVSVGEDIGARRGDPDHEWVVVHVLAGGAPQPGAVVDLQVDAARRVALSRAHTGCHVSALALNSVVADLWRKEVALDGIGNPDFDRIALTSSRMVADEARDTYRLGKSLRKKGFDTAGLLAQLDDLPQRVEAKVREWMRADASVDIETEGPHLTDMRYWCCHVPEGTFRIACGGTHVTSLRELGALSVRYEQPDESTLVAVTTVG
- the aceE gene encoding pyruvate dehydrogenase (acetyl-transferring), homodimeric type translates to MKPGGIPTQYVDSDPEESREWIESLDATIDAAGPTRARFLVRELLRRAAERSIGIADLRQTDYINTIHPGDEPEFPGDEEVEHRIRAFVRWNAAIMVHRAQRPGISVGGHISTYASSSSLYEVGFNHFFQGPGIDGGDQVFYQGHACTGIYARAFLEGRLTEDRLDGFRQELSHGGLGAGLPSYPHPRLMGDFWQFPTVSMGLGPDAALYQARFNRYLHNRGIKDTSRQHVWAFLGDGETDEPETLGHLDVASREGLDNLTFVVNCNLQRLDGPVRGNSRIIQELEATFRGAGWNVIKVIWGREWDDLLARDTEGALVTLMNETVDGDYQTFKGESGAYVREHFFNKDPRIAAMVADYTDDQIWKLKRGGLDYLKLYAAYKAALEHKGQPTVILAKTVKGWTLGSHFESRNSTHQMKKLTLDDLLAFRDRLKIPFTDEQIDAKLPPYYHPGPDDPGIQYMLDRRRELGGSLPYRQQKSRPLTLPGDKPYDVVRRGSGSQEVATTMAFVRLFKELLKDPEIGKRFVPIIPDEARTFGMDAMFPVQKIYNPAGQLYQSVDRELFLSYKEAVNGQILHEGINEAGSAASFQAAGSSYSTHDEPMIPVYIFYSMFGFQRTGDQFWAAMDQRVRGFLLGATAGRTTLNGEGLQHEDGHSHLLASTNPGVVAYDPAFSFEIAHIVKDGLRRMYGEDSEDVFYYLTVYNEPIVQPAEPEGVDAEGIVKGMHLWSRGEGNGPRVQLLASGVSVPWAVTAQQLLQSDWGVSADVWSVTSWTELRRDALAAERAALLDPAAPARVPYVTQRLAEAPGPVVAVSDYMRAVQDQIRPFVPGDFMSLGTDGWGMSDTRGALRRHFLVDAEAITVQALAMLARQGAVDPQAVATAARQYRLDDPGSAEAGNTEGGG
- a CDS encoding DUF3052 domain-containing protein — protein: MSTQAQDQLPLGLAQGQAVMEIGFDADCDDTIRDAFAAAIGADLLDEDSDEIVEAVLLWWRDDDGDLVDGLMDALGPLADNGVIWLLTPKAGRVGHIDPADIAEAAPTAGLQPTRTISASRTWQGTRLVAPKSARR